The following proteins are encoded in a genomic region of Pseudomonas sp. Os17:
- a CDS encoding methyl-accepting chemotaxis protein has translation MHLFLAPGMALLGRFGFARKFQLLFLLFILPLLGSLWMIGQDYRDRLGLMATERSGIRQLQALDTLDNLLTAQRDRAARWRATETNRQPTPATLAAVAAFDAVQPGLLQASEELGNALHQAGAEDDTLARYRALQGSLQGLDSKSLASVGWWPDGYERFTSALGALQALREQIAMDSRLTLAPWLETYLLTQIATQHAPDLIERVGRLAAVGQASVVSGQFTLQSRLQLRDLRSRIGDAREQLSKTGSLLEARLPSELQAWAGRYHDSLKQLDEQLKVLDDGLFAGNINLKPEPFEQGLDALLGQLASLRQDSLGALDSRLEHYQGSALRQLILVATVLGCLVLAALYLFVCLQASIRRSASGITLLAEALRDGNLCLQVPVQGRDELALISTALNVAVVQLRGSLQGVDHETLQLGDAVRSLNQHASGALSEVEAQQQQISQIAAAATQLAATSQGVAQSCEQASDSAQQTRRIASDSSQDSQRTTASIQQLNQRLNDTAAALGRVSEQGQQIQLVVDTIRGVAEQTNLLALNAAIEAARAGEQGRGFAVVADEVRSLSQRTQSSTAQIAATVDSLRSTVNEAVSLMEAACGQAQSDAQSVTGLGLRLVEIADAVQGVSDTLAQIATAVEEQACTADEVSSNIQHVDQAAVRLLEGARAVNLAADSLNQGSRALSVNTGRFQLA, from the coding sequence ATGCATCTATTTCTGGCACCGGGCATGGCGTTGTTGGGGCGTTTTGGCTTCGCTCGCAAATTCCAGCTGTTGTTTCTGCTGTTCATCCTGCCGCTGCTGGGCAGTCTGTGGATGATCGGCCAGGACTACCGCGACAGGCTTGGCCTGATGGCCACCGAACGTTCCGGGATCCGCCAACTGCAAGCCCTGGATACCCTGGACAACCTGCTGACCGCGCAGCGTGATCGGGCCGCCCGCTGGCGCGCCACCGAGACCAACCGCCAGCCGACGCCGGCGACCCTCGCCGCGGTGGCGGCGTTCGATGCGGTCCAGCCCGGCCTGCTCCAGGCCAGCGAAGAATTGGGCAATGCCCTGCACCAGGCCGGCGCCGAGGACGACACCCTCGCTCGCTACCGAGCGCTGCAAGGCAGCCTGCAAGGGCTGGACTCGAAAAGCCTGGCCAGTGTCGGCTGGTGGCCGGACGGCTACGAACGCTTCACTTCAGCCCTCGGCGCCCTGCAGGCGCTGCGTGAGCAGATCGCCATGGACAGCCGCCTGACCCTGGCCCCCTGGCTGGAGACCTACCTGTTGACGCAAATTGCCACCCAGCATGCCCCGGACCTGATCGAGCGGGTCGGGCGCCTGGCGGCGGTTGGCCAAGCCTCGGTGGTATCGGGCCAGTTCACCCTGCAAAGCCGTCTGCAACTGCGGGACTTGCGCAGCCGCATCGGCGATGCCCGAGAACAACTGAGCAAGACCGGCAGCCTGCTGGAAGCCCGCCTGCCCAGCGAACTGCAAGCCTGGGCCGGGCGCTATCACGACAGCCTGAAGCAGCTGGATGAACAGTTGAAAGTGCTGGACGACGGCCTGTTCGCCGGCAACATCAACCTCAAGCCGGAACCCTTCGAACAAGGCCTCGACGCCCTGCTGGGCCAGCTGGCGAGCTTGCGCCAGGACTCCCTCGGCGCCCTCGACAGTCGCCTGGAGCACTACCAGGGTTCGGCCCTGCGCCAGCTGATCCTGGTGGCCACGGTGCTGGGCTGCCTGGTGCTCGCCGCGCTGTACCTGTTCGTCTGCCTGCAAGCCTCGATCCGCCGCAGCGCCAGCGGCATCACCCTGCTGGCCGAAGCCCTGCGCGATGGCAATCTGTGCCTGCAAGTGCCGGTACAGGGCCGCGATGAGCTGGCGCTGATCAGCACCGCGCTGAACGTGGCCGTGGTGCAACTGCGTGGCAGCCTGCAAGGGGTGGATCACGAAACCCTGCAACTGGGGGATGCGGTGCGCAGCCTCAACCAGCACGCCAGTGGCGCCCTGAGCGAAGTCGAGGCCCAGCAACAGCAGATCAGCCAGATTGCCGCCGCCGCCACGCAACTGGCCGCCACGTCCCAGGGGGTCGCACAGAGCTGCGAACAGGCCTCCGACAGTGCCCAGCAGACCCGACGCATCGCCAGCGACAGCAGCCAAGACAGCCAGCGCACCACCGCCAGCATCCAGCAACTCAACCAGCGCCTGAACGACACCGCGGCCGCCCTGGGCCGGGTCAGCGAGCAAGGGCAGCAGATCCAGCTGGTGGTGGACACCATTCGCGGCGTGGCCGAGCAGACCAACCTGCTGGCGCTGAACGCCGCCATCGAAGCGGCGCGCGCCGGGGAGCAGGGCCGGGGCTTTGCCGTGGTCGCCGACGAAGTGCGCAGCCTGTCGCAACGCACCCAGTCGTCCACGGCGCAGATCGCCGCCACCGTGGACAGCCTGCGCAGCACGGTGAATGAAGCGGTAAGCCTGATGGAGGCCGCTTGCGGCCAGGCCCAGAGCGACGCCCAGTCGGTGACCGGCCTGGGCCTGCGCCTGGTGGAGATCGCCGATGCAGTGCAAGGGGTCAGCGACACCCTGGCGCAGATCGCCACCGCCGTGGAAGAACAGGCCTGCACCGCCGATGAAGTCAGCAGCAACATCCAGCACGTGGATCAGGCGGCGGTGCGCCTGCTAGAGGGGGCCCGGGCAGTGAACCTGGCCGCGGACAGCCTGAACCAGGGCAGTCGGGCCCTGAGCGTCAACACCGGGCGCTTCCAACTGGCCTGA
- a CDS encoding LysR substrate-binding domain-containing protein: MAEQRLPPLNAVRAFDAAARLGSYVEASRSLHVTQPAIGRHVKLLEDWLGVQLFERTSRGVILTPAGEKYHRKIAAALQLIIEAGREAQPRTAERWLRIMVVPGFAKRWLTPRLEALRHVRPGLKFAIEPNSTFTEVDAKSADLGIAYGLDGQYPESRVSLICPRVFPICTPAYLASIEAIREPADLARHALIHFDDGEWWNLWFAANGLDIHLTSDLIYVNNDHALSVAESGGGIALANEVLVREELKAGTLVRVLDDQVKLESYRVLTPDAEWSEDVEWFIQWLKAELEADFPEARLKA, from the coding sequence ATGGCCGAACAGCGTTTGCCACCGTTGAATGCGGTGCGGGCTTTTGATGCCGCGGCCCGCCTGGGCAGCTATGTCGAAGCGTCCAGGTCGCTGCATGTCACCCAGCCGGCCATCGGCCGTCATGTGAAGCTGCTGGAGGACTGGCTCGGCGTGCAGTTGTTCGAACGCACTTCGCGCGGGGTGATCCTGACCCCGGCGGGGGAGAAGTACCACCGCAAGATCGCCGCGGCCCTGCAGTTGATCATCGAGGCCGGGCGCGAAGCCCAGCCCAGGACCGCCGAGCGCTGGCTGCGGATCATGGTGGTGCCGGGGTTTGCCAAGCGCTGGCTGACCCCGCGCCTGGAGGCGCTGCGCCATGTGCGCCCGGGCCTGAAGTTCGCCATCGAACCGAATTCGACCTTCACCGAAGTCGACGCCAAGAGTGCCGACCTGGGGATCGCCTACGGCCTGGACGGGCAGTACCCCGAATCGCGGGTCAGCCTGATCTGCCCCCGGGTGTTCCCCATCTGCACCCCGGCCTACCTGGCCAGCATCGAGGCGATCCGCGAGCCGGCGGACCTGGCCCGCCACGCGCTGATCCACTTCGATGACGGCGAGTGGTGGAACCTGTGGTTCGCCGCCAATGGCCTGGATATCCACCTCACGTCCGACCTGATCTACGTGAACAACGACCACGCCCTGTCGGTGGCCGAAAGCGGCGGCGGCATTGCCCTGGCCAATGAAGTGCTGGTGCGCGAGGAGCTCAAGGCCGGCACCCTGGTGCGGGTGCTGGACGATCAGGTGAAGCTGGAAAGCTACCGCGTACTGACCCCGGACGCTGAATGGTCCGAGGATGTGGAATGGTTTATCCAATGGCTCAAGGCCGAGCTCGAGGCGGACTTCCCCGAGGCTCGGCTGAAGGCTTGA
- a CDS encoding MFS transporter yields the protein MASSNPQTVATTASSASQSSPLVLRIIGAVALAHLINDLIQAVLPAIYPMLKSNYGLSFTQVGLITLTFQLTASLLQPWVGFYTDRRPLPFLLPAGMICTLIGILMMSQVGSFALILLAAALIGIGSSTFHPEASRVARLASGGRYGLAQSSFQVGGNAGTAFGPLLAAAIIIPYGQGNVAWFGLFALFALVVLYAISRWYANHLRLHKLKQGQAATHGLSRKRVIGALVVLGLLVFSKYFYMASFTSYFTFYLIEKFDLSVASSQLHLFLFLGAVAAGTFFGGPIGDKIGRKAVIWFSILGVAPFTLLLPHVDLFWTSVLSVVIGFILASAFSAIVVYAQELVPGNVGMIAGVFFGLMFGFGGIGAALLGHLADLHGIEYVYYLCSFLPLFGVLAIFLPRTRKA from the coding sequence ATGGCTAGCAGCAACCCTCAGACCGTCGCAACGACGGCTTCTTCTGCTTCGCAAAGCAGCCCCCTGGTCCTGCGCATCATCGGTGCGGTGGCCCTGGCCCATTTGATCAACGACCTGATCCAGGCGGTGTTGCCGGCGATCTACCCGATGCTCAAGAGCAACTATGGCCTGAGCTTCACCCAGGTCGGCCTGATCACCCTGACCTTCCAGCTCACGGCCTCGCTGTTGCAGCCCTGGGTCGGCTTTTACACCGATCGGCGGCCGCTGCCGTTCCTGTTGCCGGCGGGCATGATCTGCACCCTGATCGGCATCCTGATGATGTCCCAGGTCGGCAGCTTTGCCCTGATCCTGCTGGCGGCCGCGTTGATCGGCATCGGCTCCTCGACCTTCCACCCGGAAGCCTCGCGGGTCGCCCGGCTGGCGTCCGGCGGACGCTACGGCCTGGCGCAGTCGAGCTTTCAGGTCGGCGGCAATGCCGGCACCGCGTTCGGCCCCTTGCTGGCCGCGGCGATCATCATTCCCTACGGCCAGGGCAATGTGGCCTGGTTCGGCCTGTTCGCGCTGTTTGCCCTGGTGGTGCTCTACGCCATCAGCCGCTGGTACGCCAACCACCTGCGCCTGCACAAGCTCAAGCAGGGGCAGGCAGCCACGCACGGCCTGTCGAGGAAGCGGGTGATCGGCGCCCTGGTGGTCCTCGGGCTGCTGGTGTTCTCCAAGTATTTCTACATGGCCAGTTTCACCAGCTACTTCACCTTCTACCTGATCGAGAAGTTCGACCTGTCGGTGGCCAGCTCGCAACTGCACCTGTTCCTGTTCCTTGGCGCGGTGGCGGCGGGGACCTTCTTCGGCGGGCCGATCGGCGACAAGATCGGGCGCAAGGCGGTGATCTGGTTCTCGATCCTCGGGGTGGCACCGTTCACCCTGTTGCTGCCCCATGTCGACCTGTTCTGGACCAGCGTCCTCAGCGTGGTGATCGGCTTCATCCTGGCCTCGGCGTTCTCCGCCATCGTGGTCTACGCCCAGGAACTGGTGCCGGGCAACGTCGGCATGATCGCCGGGGTGTTCTTCGGCCTGATGTTCGGTTTTGGCGGGATCGGCGCGGCGCTGCTGGGGCACCTGGCGGACCTCCATGGCATCGAGTACGTGTACTACCTGTGCTCGTTCCTGCCGCTGTTCGGGGTGTTGGCGATCTTCCTGCCGCGTACCCGCAAAGCCTGA